A single genomic interval of Spinacia oleracea cultivar Varoflay chromosome 6, BTI_SOV_V1, whole genome shotgun sequence harbors:
- the LOC130463588 gene encoding uncharacterized protein, with translation MKRTERKWMYDRLDGRNIKPEFLNGVTEFIERFYDVETVILHLYKKGFVHNYYEWVCQGESFGESVSRVQTNPYREMVIDALGNNQEHMLNEEVDVVEEEPNGEAKKLIDLLKAAEDPLYEGSNLSVLEMASRIASLKCEFNLQHRCVDGFASLMNDAIPNNNQMGRTFNSTKKVLHGLELPHERIHTCPKGCLLFWKADAQLDKCRVCGSDRYRKTSRGKLVPAKVMIYFPITPRLQRLYATKNVSKDMTWHAKNPRVQNTFAHPSDSEAWKHLDATFPDFALEPRNVRLGLCTDGFSPHGKFGSQYSCWPVILIPYNFPPSMCMKKPFMFLSLLVPDPKNPKGHLDVYMQPLIEELKQLWEVGAMTYDISSKQNFNLRAAVLWTISDFPAYGMLSGWSTAGKKACPYCMDKSKAFWLEHGGKVSWFDSHRQFLPQGHPFRKNKTAFCKNKVENGMGPHIMSGEELWQCVKDLPKATDGPEALKKLKSSKKGWFKQSIMWELPYWKDLLLRHNLDVMHIEKNFFDQLINTVMDVKGSTSDTANARKDMEKYYKRRQLELENGSKTMPKAPFALDKAQKKVLCEWVRDLKFPDGFASNLSRCVNLQSYKLHGMKSHDCHVFMERLLPVALVELLPLHVWKAITEISQFFRDLCAPTIKMSDIDRLDKNIVEILCKLEKIFPPAFFNSMEHLPVHLPHEAKVGGPVQYRWMYPFERFLNHLKRKVGNKARVEASICNAYLMEEISNFCSNYFQPEVETKARDLGRNVNSVVENQDDVNIPEMFRVDSGRAPINGRLRYLQDKEYDRAHLYVLANSGILGDYERKFEEHIRQIHPHIAMEDIWSKFEAQYPEWFKSHVLRSLITDDVIRALAMGPSRQVRTWSHFYVNGYNFHTHDYGKHKSTMNYGVCVQSPEEIDYFGILEEVVEVAYCGKLREYKTILFKCSWMDSVKGMNIHEQYKLVEVNHSKRYPKYDPFVLSYQVSQVYFAHYPSLKRDKDQWWVVFKTKARSVIDAPVDLEFLQEDVNEVSSAICAPDEIPDYEDQEDDEDVIDEDDVEADEFKTSGDEDAEFETSDDDDVDDEFDDDEFDDDAYDD, from the exons ATGAAAAGGACGGAGCGTAAATGGATGTATGATAGACTTGATGGGCGCAATATTAAGCCCGAGTTTCTCAATGGGGTTACAGAGTTCATTGA ACGGTTCTATGATGTTGAAACAGTTATACTACATCTGTACAAGAAGGGTTTTGTTCATAATTACTATGAATGGGTATGTCAAGGGGAAAGTTTTGGAGAGTCCGTCTCGCGTGTTCAAACAAATCCATACCGTGAAATGGTTATCGATGCTCTAGGAAATAATCAAGAACATATGTTGAACGAAGAGGTCGATGTAGTTGAAGAAGAGCCAAATGGTGAAGCCAAGAAGCTTATCGACCTTCTAAAGGCAGCTGAAGATCCATTATATGAAGGGAGCAACCTATCTGTGTTGGAGATGGCATCAAGAATTGCAAGTTTGAAATGTGAATTCAACTTACAACACAGGTGTGTGGATGGGTTTGCTTCTTTGATGAATGATGCTATTCCAAATAACAACCAAATGGGTAGAACTTTCAATAGTACAAAGAAGGTTCTTCATGGCTTGGAACTTCCTCACGAGAGGATCCACACATGTcctaaaggttgtttgctcttcTGGAAAGCCGATGCACAATTAGATAAATGTAGAGTATGTGGAAGTGATCGATATAGGAAGACTTCTAGAGGCAAGCTTGTACCGGCTAAAGTCATGATCTATTTTCCAATCACACCTAGGTTGCAAAGGTTGTATGCTACCAAGAACGTTTCCAAGGATATGACTTGGCACGCCAAGAATCCTCGAGTTCAAAACACCTTTGCACATCCTAGTGACAGTGAAGCATGGAAGCACTTGGATGCAACCTTTCCTGATTTCGCATTAGAGCCTCGAAATGTTAGGCTTGGTTTATGCACGGATGGATTTTCCCCCCATGGTAAGTTTGGCTCCCAATATTCATGTTGGCCTGTTATTCTTATACCATACAACTTTCCTCCATCGATGTGTATGAAAAAACCCTTCATGTTCCTTTCTTTGCTCGTTCCCGATCCTAAAAATCCAAAGGGACACTTGGATGTGTACATGCAACCGCTCATCGAAGAGTTGAAACAGTTATGGGAGGTTGGGGCTATGACTTATGACATATCAAGCAAGCAAAATTTCAACCTCCGCGCAGCCGTTTTGTGGACTATTAGTGATTTCCCTGCATATGGAATGTTATCTGGATGGTCCACTGCCGGAAAGAAGGCATGCCCTTACTGTATGGATAAGTCCAAGGCATTTTGGCTAGAACATGGAGGTAAAGTTTCATGGTTTGATTCCCATCGTCAATTTCTTCCACAAGGTCACCCTTTTCGGAAGAATAAAACAGCTTTCTGCAAAAACAAAGTTGAAAATGGCATGGGTCCGCATATAATGAGTGGTGAAGAATTGTGGCAATGTGTGAAGGACTTGCCTAAAGCAACTGATGGTCCCGAGGCTCTTAAGAAGTTGAAGAGTTCCAAAAAGGGATGGTTCAAACAAAGTATTATGTGGGAACTCCCATACTGGAAGGATTTGCTTCTCCGGCACAATCTAGATGTCATGCACATTGAAAAGAACTTTTTTGACCAACTCATTAACACTGTGATGGATGTGAAAGGCAGCACCTCGGACACCGCTAATGCAAGAAAAGACATGGAAAAGTATTATAAACGTCGGCAGTTAGAGCTTGAAAATGGAAGTAAAACCATGCCAAAAGCACCTTTTGCACTTGACAAGGCTCAAAAGAAGGTGTTATGTGAATGGGTTCGAGACTTGAAATTCCCGGATGGATTTGCTTCAAACTTGAGCAGGTGTGTCAATCTCCAATCATATAAGCTACATGGAATGAAGAGCCACGATTGTCATGTCTTCATGGAGAGGTTACTGCCTGTTGCTTTAGTGGAATTGCTTCCCTTGCATGTTTGGAAGGCAATTACGGAAATCAGTCAATTCTTTCGAGATTTATGCGCTCCCACTATCAAAATGAGTGATATAGATCGCTTGGATAAGAATATTGTTGAGATCTTGTGCAAGCTAGAGAAGATCTTCCCACCGGCATTTTTCAACTCAATGGAACATTTGCCAGTCCATCTTCCACATGAGGCAAAGGTTGGTGGTCCGGTGCAGTACAGGTGGATGTACCCATTTGAAAG GTTTCTTAACCATTTAAAGCGTAAGGTTGGAAATAAGGCACGTGTAGAAGCCTCCATATGCAATGCTTACCTAATGGAGGAGATTTCAAACTTTTGTTCCAATTATTTTCAACCGGAGGTTGAAACCAAAGCAAGGGATCTTGGAAGAAACGTCAATTCGGTTGTTGAGAACCAAGATGATGTTAATATCCCCGAGATGTTCAGGGTTGATAGTGGTCGTGCACCTATTAATGGTCGTTTGCGCTACTTGCAAGACAAGGAGTATGATCGAGCACATCTTTATGTGCTTGCAAACAGTGGCATCTTAGGTGATTATGAAAG GAAATTTGAGGAGCATATTCGCCAAATTCACCCACACATAGCTATGGAGGATATTTGGAGTAAATTCGAAGCCCAATACCCTGAATGGTTTAAGTCACAT GTTCTCCGGTCTTTGATAACTGATGATGTGATACGCGCTCTTGCAATGGGCCCCTCTAGACAAGTGAGAACATGGAGTCATTTCTATGTGAATGGATATAATTTTCACACGCATGACTATGGAAAACACAAGTCAACTATGAATTATGGAGTGTGTGTACAAAGTCCCGAAGAAATTGACTACTTTGGCATTTTAGAGGAGGTGGTTGAAGTTGCCTATTGTGGTAAGCTTCGAGAGTACAAGACAATCTTGTTTAAGTGCAGTTGGATGGACTCCGTGAAAGGTATGAACATTCACGAACAATACAAACTTGTGGAGGTCAATCATTCTAAGAGGTACCCAAAGTACGACCCGTTTGTATTGTCTTACCAAGTTAGCCAAGTGTACTTTGCTCATTACCCTAGTTTGAAGAGGGATAAAGACCAATGGTGGGTTGTGTTTAAGACTAAGGCAAGGTCAGTGATTGATGCTCCGGTTGACTTAGAATTTCTCCAAGAAGATGTGAATGAGGTTTCTTCAGCTATTTGTGCTCCGGATGAGATTCCAGATTATGAAGATCAAGAAGATGATGAGGACGTGATAGATGAGGACGATGTTGAGGCTGATGAGTTTAAGACAAGTGGCGATGAAGATGCTGAGTTTGAGACAAGTGACgatgatgatgttgatgatgagtttgatgatgatgagtttGATGATGATGCATACGACGACTAG
- the LOC110801553 gene encoding endoglucanase 17 yields the protein MASSSSSSPVFLILCFFTFFLLCNANPFRSYHRRHPRFASHNYKDALTKSILFFEGQRSGKLPPNQRMSWRKDSGLTDGAQAHVDLVGGYYDAGDNVKFGFPMAFTTTMLSWSVIEFGGLMKQELQHAKQAVRWATDYLLKATAHPDTIYVQVGDAVKDHACWERPEDMDTPRTVLKVDKNNPGTEVAAETAAALASAAMVFRKSDRAYSRLLINRAIRVFEFADKYRGTYSDGLKSYVCPFYCSYSGYQDELLWGAAWLHRATRNPMYLNYIQRNGQILGASEQDNTFGWDNKHAGARILLSKSFLVQRMQSLHEYKSHSDNFICSLIPGAPFSTAQYTPGGLLFKMSDDNMQYVTSTSFLLLTYAKYLKSSGTTVSCGGTTVSARTLRTIAKKQVDYLLGTNPKKMSYMVGYGPNYPKRIHHRGASLPCISSHPQKIQCSAGFSFMKTESPNPNVHIGAIVGGPDLHDNFPDERSDYEQSEPSTYINAPLVGALAYLAHSYGQL from the exons AtggcttcttcttcttcaagctcCCCTGTTTTTCTAATCCTCTGTTTTTTCACCTTCTTCCTCCTCTGTAATGCAAACCCTTTCCGAAGCTATCACCGCCGCCACCCACGCTTCGCTTCGCATAATTACAAAGATGCCCTCACAAAATCCATCCTCTTTTTCGAAGGCCAAAGGTCAGGCAAACTCCCTCCTAACCAGAGAATGTCTTGGAGGAAAGATTCTGGCCTTACTGATGGCGCACAAGCACAT GTGGATTTAGTAGGAGGATACTATGATGCAGGGGACAATGTGAAGTTCGGGTTTCCAATGGCGTTCACAACCACAATGTTATCATGGAGTGTGATTGAATTTGGTGGGCTTATGAAGCAAGAACTCCAACATGCTAAACAAGCTGTCCGTTGGGCTACTGATTATCTCCTCAAAGCCACCGCACATCCAGACACCATCTACGTTCAG gtGGGAGATGCTGTAAAAGACCATGCTTGTTGGGAAAGACCAGAAGATATGGACACACCAAGAACTGTATTAAAAGTTGACAAAAATAACCCTGGGACTGAGGTTGCTGCTGAGACTGCTGCTGCCCTTGCTTCTGCTGCTATGGTGTTTAGGAAGAGTGACCGTGCTTACTCTAGGCTCCTTATTAACCGTGCTATTAGG GTTTTTGAGTTTGCTGATAAGTACAGAGGGACTTACAGTGATGGGCTCAAGAGCTATGTTTGTCCCTTCTATTGTTCTTACTCTGGTTATCAG gatGAGCTATTGTGGGGAGCAGCTTGGCTTCATAGAGCAACCAGAAACCCAATGTACCTAAACTACATTCAAAGAAATGGTCAAATTCTTGGTGCCAGTGAGCAGGATAACACCTTTGGTTGGGATAACAAGCATGCTGGTGCCAGAATTCTTCTTTCTAAG TCATTCCTTGTTCAAAGAATGCAATCACTCCATGAGTACAAAAGCCACTCTGATAATTTCATATGTTCCCTAATTCCCGGTGCACCTTTCTCCACAGCTCAATACACTCCAG GAGGACTTTTGTTCAAGATGAGTGATGACAACATGCAATATGTGACCTCTACCTCATTTCTTCTCTTAACCTATGCCAAGTACCTTAAAAGTTCCGGCACCACCGTCTCGTGTGGCGGCACCACCGTCTCCGCTAGAACCCTTCGAACCATCGCCAAAAAACAG GTAGACTACTTATTGGGGACGAACCCAAAAAAGATGTCCTACATGGTAGGGTACGGGCCAAACTACCCGAAAAGAATCCATCACAGGGGTGCATCACTACCGTGCATTTCATCACACCCACAGAAGATCCAATGCTCAGCCGGGTTTAGTTTCATGAAAACGGAATCACCCAATCCAAATGTTCATATAGGTGCTATTGTTGGTGGGCCCGACCTTCATGATAATTTCCCAGATGAACGGTCAGATTATGAGCAATCAGAACCATCCACGTATATCAATGCCCCTCTTGTTGGTGCCCTAGCTTACTTGGCTCACTCCTATGGCCAACTCTAA